A region of Candidatus Eremiobacterota bacterium DNA encodes the following proteins:
- a CDS encoding dTDP-4-dehydrorhamnose 3,5-epimerase family protein → MHGISVIPLKQVHDKRGKIMRMLRCDESHFRQFGEIYFSVVYPGAVKAWHLHSEKMVNLAVIEGLMKVVLYDERSESPTAGKIEEIIIGPENYCLVIIPPGIWYGFQALGTEKAILADCATHICPPEEDHRKQSDDPSIPYKW, encoded by the coding sequence ATGCATGGGATTAGTGTCATACCTTTGAAGCAGGTCCACGACAAGAGAGGAAAGATAATGCGGATGCTCCGCTGTGACGAGAGCCACTTCAGGCAGTTCGGGGAGATCTATTTTTCCGTCGTCTATCCCGGCGCGGTGAAGGCCTGGCACCTCCACAGCGAGAAGATGGTGAACCTGGCTGTCATCGAGGGCCTCATGAAGGTAGTCCTTTACGATGAGCGGTCTGAGAGCCCCACGGCGGGTAAAATTGAGGAGATCATCATAGGCCCTGAAAACTACTGCCTTGTCATCATTCCCCCGGGGATCTGGTATGGATTCCAGGCTCTGGGGACGGAAAAGGCCATCCTGGCAGACTGCGCTACCCATATCTGCCCGCCCGAGGAGGATCACAGGAAGCAGAGCGACGATCCCTCAATCCCCTATAAGTGGTGA
- a CDS encoding GAF domain-containing protein, translating to MKKSIPTRDFAENENIFVNSRLCSIFLSLFADYTRMSLALFDELGEQISPLYGDTTFCEKILDQSPSHPIPKLCLKYHKELLSSCREKKKYRILKCPHGLYCFAFPILVEERLMGIIAGGHVLTGGQKEEMAHRLKSDLGDDGSLWEAYLAIPVMNRKFLEESVIRLANDSKICATEVYEKHLADRQLRKLIFASKMNEMVSTKLDIRKLLERTTHEVADAIDVDICLILLYDKERKDFNLVTTNLALPPGEAEMKFRPGEGITGIVALSGKSIAVPNALADPRVVKKSLGIKSLLAVPMKVGDETIGVLHVGSIKSFHEFTQRETEFVEVLASEAAIAVNNTKLYEESVKHTEELKRSKEELQAYFSQIGAALSSALNLHQILRLIMELSLKLIGAEAGSLYLIEDRKLSMHVSIGLDAEKAEFARFRMRESLLGWQEGNQNLTPPQTKEATEYFYQGPSSRDTIKSYLGVPLSIKDELIGLLNIYSRERKEFAPDKVELLSAFAGQAAMAIDNALSYEKEQKRAREATLLYEAARAIGQTTDLGELLEVTVSKISKIIQVDRCLIFLYDEMKEEFHTAANTGITDAQKEFFSFFRIAASDISREIWDDLESGKPRISSGIPPDCPGLARLQEIFPSNSYLLVPLIAREKLLGIIYVDDSQMAHYFSNSQIRLVMTLSIQIATALQRARLITKQEENTSQLKALLQVSSVLPSSLSLPKVFTLVVEKAAQLVNWSAVALLIMDDTENDFVLQESRGLNSLLLESALQKKISRNSIDKKRHTLLTVEDRSGDEISELLSKCNIGQVLSIPLIAKRRLVGILNCFSEEGHYFALEQVQLLRSFANHAAIAVENARLHNVVKNKVRELATLFEVGKAITSTLQFERVMEEVAKNVKRVMNADAVSIMFVDEEQEELSIHTALGLSKNAIERKIKIGEGVAGIAAKTGSPMILLDMQARKSPYKFPRAISEEGLRTILSVPLEAKGKITGLINIYLKDIYYYKPHEINLLVALSNSASMAIENAKLYEAQYTVAQLLQSIIMPQKEFSYPGIEVGYHYLSSLELSGDYFDLIPLSKTRFALVIADVSGKGPSAAIYTARAKYILKSYAIAGYQPREVLSMVNNLIIPEAGDDKFISLFYMEVDIKKKFIKFSSAGHEPPIYCSHATRELRLLETEGLLIGVSYDAKFRQEEITFENNDILVLYTDGITEARGGKGEIFGLERLMEIVKKHAHLDPQTIANRIYTAVQKYTRRKLSDDFSLLVVRL from the coding sequence ATGAAAAAAAGCATCCCCACAAGGGATTTTGCTGAGAATGAGAACATCTTTGTCAACAGCAGGCTTTGCAGCATATTTCTCTCCCTTTTTGCCGATTATACCAGAATGTCCCTTGCTCTCTTTGACGAGCTGGGCGAGCAGATAAGCCCTCTTTATGGCGACACGACCTTCTGCGAGAAGATCCTGGATCAGTCCCCCTCCCATCCCATCCCCAAGCTCTGCCTCAAGTATCACAAGGAACTTCTCTCGTCGTGCAGGGAAAAGAAGAAATACCGCATCCTCAAGTGCCCTCACGGCCTCTATTGCTTTGCCTTCCCCATCCTCGTCGAAGAGCGCCTTATGGGGATTATAGCCGGCGGCCACGTGCTGACAGGGGGGCAGAAAGAGGAGATGGCCCACCGCCTGAAGAGCGATCTGGGCGACGATGGATCGCTCTGGGAAGCATATCTCGCCATCCCTGTCATGAACAGGAAATTTCTAGAGGAGTCAGTGATAAGGCTTGCCAATGATTCAAAGATCTGCGCCACCGAGGTCTATGAGAAGCACCTCGCGGACAGGCAGCTCAGGAAGCTCATATTTGCCTCGAAAATGAACGAGATGGTGAGCACCAAGCTTGATATCAGGAAGCTCCTGGAGAGAACCACCCATGAAGTGGCCGATGCCATCGATGTGGATATCTGCCTCATCCTCCTTTATGACAAGGAAAGAAAGGATTTCAACCTTGTGACTACCAACCTGGCACTCCCGCCGGGCGAGGCCGAGATGAAATTCCGCCCCGGCGAGGGCATCACCGGTATAGTGGCCCTCTCGGGAAAATCCATTGCAGTTCCCAATGCCCTTGCCGACCCGAGAGTGGTTAAGAAGAGTCTGGGCATCAAGAGTCTCCTTGCAGTCCCTATGAAGGTCGGTGACGAGACTATCGGCGTCCTCCATGTGGGCTCAATCAAGAGCTTCCATGAGTTTACCCAGAGGGAGACCGAGTTCGTCGAGGTCTTAGCTTCGGAGGCGGCTATCGCCGTCAACAACACGAAGCTCTATGAGGAGAGCGTCAAGCACACGGAGGAGCTGAAGCGGTCAAAAGAGGAGCTCCAGGCTTATTTCTCCCAGATAGGGGCGGCCCTCTCTTCTGCCCTGAACCTGCACCAGATACTGAGGCTCATCATGGAGCTCTCCCTGAAGCTCATCGGCGCTGAAGCGGGAAGCCTTTACCTTATCGAGGACCGGAAGCTCTCCATGCATGTCTCCATAGGCCTTGACGCGGAGAAGGCCGAGTTCGCAAGGTTCAGGATGAGGGAGAGCCTGCTGGGCTGGCAGGAGGGCAACCAGAACCTTACTCCCCCCCAGACGAAGGAGGCCACGGAATATTTCTACCAGGGCCCCTCATCGCGGGATACGATCAAGTCCTATCTTGGCGTCCCTCTCTCCATCAAGGACGAGCTCATAGGCCTTCTCAACATTTACTCCAGGGAAAGGAAGGAGTTCGCCCCGGACAAGGTCGAGCTTCTCTCGGCCTTTGCAGGCCAGGCGGCAATGGCCATTGACAACGCCCTCAGCTATGAAAAGGAGCAGAAGCGCGCCCGTGAGGCCACCCTGCTCTACGAGGCGGCAAGGGCCATCGGGCAGACTACGGACCTTGGGGAGCTCCTCGAGGTGACGGTCAGCAAGATCTCAAAGATTATCCAGGTGGACCGCTGCCTGATCTTTCTCTACGACGAGATGAAAGAGGAGTTTCACACAGCGGCCAACACGGGCATCACCGACGCGCAGAAGGAGTTTTTCTCCTTTTTCCGCATTGCCGCTTCCGATATCTCCCGGGAGATATGGGATGACCTGGAGAGCGGGAAGCCGCGCATTTCCTCGGGTATCCCCCCTGACTGCCCCGGCCTCGCGAGGCTCCAGGAGATTTTTCCCTCCAACTCCTATCTCCTCGTGCCCCTCATCGCAAGGGAGAAGCTTCTTGGCATCATCTACGTCGATGACTCCCAGATGGCCCATTATTTCTCAAACTCCCAGATCCGCCTGGTGATGACCCTCTCCATCCAGATTGCAACGGCTCTCCAGCGGGCGCGCCTTATCACCAAGCAGGAGGAGAACACCAGCCAGCTCAAGGCCCTGCTGCAGGTATCGTCGGTGCTCCCCAGCTCCCTGAGCCTTCCCAAAGTATTCACCCTGGTCGTTGAGAAGGCGGCGCAGCTCGTCAACTGGTCTGCCGTGGCCCTTCTCATCATGGATGACACGGAGAACGACTTTGTGCTCCAGGAGTCAAGAGGCCTCAATTCTCTTCTCCTTGAATCGGCTCTCCAGAAGAAAATATCCCGGAATTCCATTGACAAGAAGCGCCACACCCTTCTTACGGTGGAGGACCGCTCCGGCGACGAGATAAGCGAGCTTCTCTCCAAGTGCAATATTGGCCAGGTGCTTTCCATCCCCCTCATTGCAAAGCGCCGTCTCGTGGGCATCCTCAACTGCTTCTCCGAGGAGGGGCATTATTTTGCCCTGGAGCAGGTCCAGCTCCTCAGGAGCTTTGCGAACCACGCCGCCATCGCCGTGGAAAACGCGAGGCTTCACAATGTGGTGAAAAACAAGGTGAGGGAGCTTGCCACGCTTTTTGAGGTGGGCAAGGCCATCACCTCGACGCTCCAGTTTGAACGTGTCATGGAGGAGGTTGCAAAGAATGTGAAGCGCGTGATGAACGCAGACGCCGTATCCATCATGTTTGTTGATGAAGAGCAGGAGGAGCTCTCCATCCATACGGCCCTGGGTCTCAGCAAGAATGCCATTGAGAGAAAAATAAAGATAGGCGAGGGCGTGGCAGGTATTGCAGCGAAGACGGGGAGCCCCATGATCCTGCTGGACATGCAGGCCAGGAAATCGCCCTACAAGTTTCCCAGGGCAATCAGCGAAGAGGGCCTCCGCACCATTCTCTCGGTACCCCTTGAGGCGAAGGGAAAAATAACAGGCCTCATCAATATATACCTCAAGGATATCTATTACTACAAGCCCCACGAGATAAACCTGCTGGTGGCCCTCTCGAACTCGGCCTCGATGGCAATTGAAAATGCAAAGCTCTATGAGGCACAGTACACGGTGGCCCAGCTCCTGCAGTCCATCATCATGCCCCAGAAGGAGTTCTCCTACCCCGGCATTGAGGTGGGCTATCATTATCTCTCTTCCCTTGAGCTCTCGGGAGACTATTTCGACCTTATCCCCCTGAGCAAAACCCGTTTTGCCCTGGTGATTGCCGACGTGTCGGGCAAGGGCCCCTCGGCGGCAATCTACACGGCCCGCGCCAAGTATATCCTCAAGTCTTATGCCATTGCCGGCTATCAGCCCAGGGAAGTCCTGAGCATGGTAAATAACCTCATCATCCCCGAGGCGGGCGATGACAAGTTCATAAGCCTCTTCTACATGGAAGTGGATATCAAGAAAAAGTTCATCAAATTCAGCTCAGCGGGCCATGAGCCCCCGATCTATTGCTCCCATGCCACAAGGGAGCTGAGGCTTCTTGAGACCGAGGGCCTGCTTATCGGCGTGAGCTACGATGCCAAGTTCCGCCAGGAGGAAATCACCTTTGAGAACAACGACATTCTTGTCCTTTACACCGATGGCATCACCGAGGCCCGCGGGGGAAAGGGGGAGATATTCGGTCTCGAGCGCCTCATGGAGATAGTGAAGAAGCACGCCCATCTCGATCCCCAGACCATTGCCAACAGGATTTACACGGCGGTCCAGAAATATACCCGCCGCAAGCTCAGCGACGATTTTTCCCTCCTTGTCGTAAGGCTTTAA
- a CDS encoding glucose-1-phosphate cytidylyltransferase, translated as MKVVILAGGFGTRLAEHTELIPKPLVPIGRYPVLWHIMNIYAHYGHKEFVVACGYRAEAVKSYFLQFHAINADFTVDLGTGKWKVHVDPVMREYYKNMPHDDPDKRRYRAVPFEVHSVPHEDPVFVDWKVSLVDTGPTTMTGGRIKRLADFVGRETCCLTYGDGVSNVDIQKELEFHKSHGKIATMTCVHPPARFGTLDIRDGLVHNFQEKAPVQAGWINGGFFILEPEVLNYIDGDGTSFEKEPLERLAADRQLVPYMHEGFWHCMDTKKDLDYLTELWNSGKAPWKIW; from the coding sequence ATGAAAGTGGTTATCCTGGCCGGGGGGTTCGGCACTAGGCTCGCTGAGCATACAGAGCTTATACCCAAGCCCCTGGTCCCTATCGGGAGGTATCCTGTCCTGTGGCATATCATGAATATCTATGCTCACTATGGCCACAAGGAGTTCGTCGTGGCATGCGGCTACAGGGCCGAGGCGGTGAAAAGCTATTTCCTTCAGTTCCATGCCATCAACGCCGATTTCACCGTGGACCTGGGGACAGGAAAATGGAAGGTCCATGTCGATCCTGTCATGCGTGAATACTACAAGAACATGCCCCATGATGACCCTGACAAGAGAAGATACAGGGCTGTTCCCTTCGAGGTCCACTCAGTGCCCCACGAAGATCCCGTCTTCGTGGACTGGAAAGTATCCCTGGTGGACACGGGGCCCACGACCATGACGGGAGGGCGCATCAAGCGTCTTGCCGACTTTGTCGGCAGGGAGACATGCTGCCTCACATACGGAGACGGCGTTTCCAACGTGGACATCCAGAAAGAGCTCGAGTTTCACAAGAGCCATGGGAAGATTGCCACCATGACATGTGTCCATCCCCCGGCGCGCTTCGGCACCCTTGATATAAGGGACGGGCTTGTCCATAACTTCCAGGAGAAGGCGCCCGTGCAGGCAGGGTGGATAAACGGCGGGTTTTTCATCCTCGAGCCCGAGGTCCTCAACTATATTGACGGCGATGGAACATCGTTTGAGAAGGAGCCCCTGGAGCGCCTGGCTGCCGACAGGCAGCTTGTCCCTTACATGCATGAGGGCTTCTGGCACTGCATGGACACGAAGAAAGACCTGGATTACCTGACAGAGCTCTGGAACAGCGGCAAGGCGCCCTGGAAAATCTGGTGA
- a CDS encoding cyclic nucleotide-binding domain-containing protein: MEEKDKERFRILLGHIGFLPFINEKRFEELIMVAEKRSFSKGEVMIKKDSLDDSFYIISRGSCEAFVEEGEDEIKSVGTMSADNFFGEIALVMEGVRTAWVAAKETVDVFVISKQNVSKYLLSIPEIAEKIFATARKRLIS, encoded by the coding sequence ATGGAGGAAAAGGACAAGGAACGCTTCAGGATACTGCTCGGCCATATCGGCTTTCTCCCCTTCATAAACGAAAAGCGTTTCGAGGAGCTGATCATGGTGGCAGAGAAGCGGAGCTTCTCCAAGGGCGAGGTGATGATCAAAAAGGACAGCCTTGACGATTCCTTTTACATTATCTCCCGGGGCTCCTGCGAGGCCTTTGTGGAAGAGGGTGAAGACGAGATAAAGAGCGTGGGGACCATGAGCGCCGATAATTTTTTCGGCGAGATCGCCCTTGTCATGGAGGGAGTCCGCACCGCATGGGTCGCGGCGAAAGAGACAGTGGACGTCTTTGTCATCTCAAAACAGAACGTATCAAAATACCTGCTCTCCATCCCGGAAATTGCGGAAAAAATATTTGCCACGGCGCGGAAAAGGCTTATTTCCTGA
- a CDS encoding NAD(P)-dependent oxidoreductase: MKTLIVTGVTSFVGCHLACFFAGEGFQVIGTVSGGKSSDSGTAAARLELMAKSGAETGTLDLTEESSIASFVGRHRPDFWIHHAGWARDYRSFSFDLARAHSVNVAPLGALYESLEKNGCRGVIITGTESEYGVSINAHREDEIPMPATPYGLSKLSETIRSFQLAHYHRLPTRVARLFIPYGPLDSPLKVIPATIRALAEKREMELSSCEQLRDFLHVDDVARGYRALVRDIEECISLFDIFNLSSGRAKSLRDVLTAIADGLSSDRSLLRFGALEQRSSEAPVCYGDTSKAEGVLKWSPAPFEDGIRKYLKQYKELGTL, translated from the coding sequence ATGAAAACCCTTATTGTGACAGGTGTTACGAGCTTCGTGGGGTGCCACCTCGCATGTTTTTTTGCAGGGGAAGGCTTCCAAGTCATCGGGACCGTCTCGGGGGGGAAGTCGAGCGACAGCGGGACGGCAGCGGCGCGGCTCGAGCTTATGGCAAAATCAGGCGCAGAGACCGGGACCCTCGACCTGACAGAAGAGTCCTCCATAGCCTCTTTTGTGGGACGGCACAGGCCCGATTTCTGGATCCACCATGCCGGGTGGGCCAGGGACTACCGGAGCTTCAGCTTTGATCTCGCCAGGGCCCACTCCGTCAATGTGGCCCCCCTGGGGGCCCTCTATGAGTCTCTGGAGAAAAACGGCTGCAGGGGAGTCATCATCACGGGGACCGAGAGCGAATATGGCGTCAGCATCAACGCCCACAGGGAAGACGAGATCCCGATGCCTGCCACTCCCTACGGGCTCTCGAAGCTCTCCGAGACCATCAGGTCATTCCAGTTGGCCCATTACCACAGGCTCCCCACAAGGGTGGCCAGGCTCTTCATTCCCTACGGCCCCCTCGACTCCCCCCTCAAGGTCATCCCTGCCACCATAAGGGCCCTTGCGGAGAAAAGGGAGATGGAGCTCTCCTCCTGCGAGCAGCTCAGGGATTTCCTCCATGTGGACGATGTGGCCCGGGGCTACAGGGCCCTGGTCCGCGACATCGAGGAGTGCATTTCCCTCTTTGATATTTTCAACCTCTCAAGCGGAAGGGCAAAATCTCTCAGGGATGTCCTCACGGCCATAGCCGACGGCCTCTCATCTGACAGGAGCCTCCTCAGGTTCGGGGCCTTGGAGCAGCGTTCCTCTGAGGCACCCGTCTGCTACGGAGACACCTCGAAGGCCGAGGGGGTCCTCAAGTGGAGCCCCGCCCCCTTTGAAGACGGGATACGGAAGTACCTCAAGCAGTATAAGGAGCTGGGCACTCTTTGA
- the rfbG gene encoding CDP-glucose 4,6-dehydratase produces MFNDCYRGKNVFITGHTGFKGSWLATWLLMMGAKVTGYALPPAYGDSHFELLDLKSRITHIEGDVREYGSLKKALESAKPDFIFHLAAQALVREAYRDPRGTFDTNVGGAVNLLEAVRENETARALVFITSDKCYRNVEWEWGYRETDSLGGADPYSGSKGCAELVFHSYYLSFLKEKAILKASTTRAGNVIGGGDWAKDRIIPDCIRALRKLEPIIVRNPRSTRPWQHVLEPLGGYLHLGYLLYAEPDKVFHYGFNFGPDKNSNKTVKELVERVIKIWGRGEMEVHTPPKAPHEDMLLQLNCDRAWHYLKWKPTWHYDDSLEQTVLWYKAFNEGRNIWDFTSSQIENYQKAFKENLNAWD; encoded by the coding sequence ATGTTCAATGACTGTTACCGCGGGAAAAACGTCTTTATCACAGGCCACACGGGCTTCAAAGGCTCGTGGCTTGCCACGTGGCTTCTCATGATGGGCGCGAAGGTGACGGGCTACGCCCTTCCCCCCGCCTATGGGGACTCCCACTTCGAGCTTCTGGACCTGAAGAGCCGCATCACTCACATTGAAGGAGATGTAAGGGAATACGGATCTTTGAAGAAGGCCCTGGAAAGCGCGAAGCCCGATTTCATTTTTCACCTCGCGGCGCAGGCCCTGGTGAGGGAAGCCTACAGGGACCCCAGAGGCACCTTCGATACCAACGTGGGGGGCGCCGTGAATCTTCTCGAGGCTGTGAGGGAGAACGAGACTGCCCGGGCCCTGGTATTCATCACCTCAGACAAATGCTACAGGAATGTCGAATGGGAATGGGGCTACAGAGAAACCGACTCACTTGGCGGCGCCGACCCCTACAGCGGCTCCAAGGGCTGCGCCGAGCTTGTCTTTCACTCTTATTACCTCTCCTTCCTCAAGGAAAAGGCCATTCTCAAGGCTTCCACGACGAGGGCCGGCAACGTCATCGGCGGGGGAGACTGGGCCAAGGACCGGATCATCCCCGACTGCATAAGAGCCCTCAGAAAGCTCGAGCCCATCATTGTGAGGAACCCCCGCTCGACGCGGCCCTGGCAGCATGTTCTCGAGCCCCTGGGAGGCTATCTCCATCTCGGGTATCTTCTCTACGCCGAGCCCGATAAGGTTTTCCATTATGGCTTCAATTTCGGGCCTGACAAGAATTCCAACAAGACCGTAAAGGAACTTGTGGAGCGCGTGATAAAGATCTGGGGGAGGGGAGAGATGGAGGTCCATACCCCTCCCAAGGCCCCCCACGAGGACATGCTGCTGCAGCTCAACTGCGACAGGGCCTGGCATTACCTGAAGTGGAAGCCCACCTGGCATTACGATGACTCACTGGAGCAGACGGTCCTTTGGTACAAGGCCTTCAACGAAGGAAGGAATATCTGGGATTTCACCTCATCGCAGATAGAAAACTACCAGAAGGCATTCAAGGAGAACCTCAATGCATGGGATTAG
- the treS gene encoding maltose alpha-D-glucosyltransferase, whose product MKRSLAILALLAVTMTATYALSWASPGNDDSGAGYFKWLEERSMLKQAEMLSRQSAGSGKLWQHPYALPQPRKASKCASVWFTAYPAATITSPGKSIIATLGDEELWKTFSEIGIRAMHTGPMKRSGGIRGREYTPTVDGNFDRISMEIDPAFGATEEYVAMTRNAGRYSAVIIGDIIPGHTGKGADFRLAERGYGDYPGIFHMVAVDEKDWGLLPPVAKGRDSVNLPPSAVDELRSRGYIAGQLVRTIFYEPGVKETDWSATDIIEGADGKKRRWVYLHYFKEGQPTLNWLDPSFGAERLVIGDMLNSMTVLGEKMLRLDANGFLGIEKAPGEGRSWSEGHPLSVTSNEIISMMARKLGGFTFQELNLTLEDIKTMAAMGADLSYDFVTRPAYHHALVTGNTQFLRLMFSLMKKYGIDPAGLIHALQNHDELTLELVHFWSAHGDEIFRYGDREIKGKALREEIRRQMFDRLIGPAAPYNLKASNGISCTTASLCAAVLGVRDLQKMTAAEKEKIKKLHLLLVIYNAFQPGVLALSGWDLVGALTLPSSQVKELLADGDTRWVNRGAYDLMGKAPSVAKSAVGLPRAVSLYGSLPLQMKDPSSFARSLQKMLRLREKIRIAEATLLEVPAVKSKSLLVLIHALPDGGGTEVTAINFGQAPVEEPVTLSGAQGLDVTELLEGRSEGKISSTGSFLLKLGGYEGKILLAAARGR is encoded by the coding sequence ATGAAAAGGTCTCTCGCGATCCTTGCCCTCCTCGCTGTCACCATGACAGCGACCTATGCTCTTTCCTGGGCCTCGCCAGGGAACGACGACAGTGGGGCCGGTTATTTCAAATGGCTCGAGGAGCGCTCGATGCTGAAGCAGGCCGAAATGCTGTCCCGGCAATCAGCAGGATCAGGAAAGCTGTGGCAGCACCCCTACGCCCTGCCGCAGCCGCGGAAGGCTTCAAAATGCGCCTCCGTGTGGTTCACCGCCTACCCGGCGGCCACCATCACCTCTCCGGGGAAATCGATCATAGCCACCCTTGGCGACGAGGAGCTCTGGAAAACCTTTTCCGAGATAGGCATAAGGGCAATGCACACAGGTCCGATGAAGAGGTCCGGCGGCATAAGGGGGAGGGAATACACACCCACTGTTGATGGCAACTTTGACCGCATAAGCATGGAGATAGACCCCGCATTCGGCGCTACGGAAGAATATGTCGCCATGACACGGAACGCCGGGAGATACAGCGCCGTCATCATAGGCGACATTATCCCGGGGCATACGGGCAAGGGGGCGGACTTCCGCCTTGCAGAGCGCGGGTACGGCGATTATCCCGGCATCTTCCACATGGTTGCCGTAGATGAGAAGGACTGGGGCTTGCTTCCTCCCGTGGCGAAAGGCAGAGACTCTGTGAACCTCCCCCCATCGGCTGTTGATGAGCTCAGAAGCAGGGGCTATATAGCAGGGCAGCTCGTGCGCACCATATTCTATGAGCCGGGGGTCAAGGAAACCGACTGGAGCGCCACTGACATTATCGAGGGCGCCGATGGGAAAAAGAGGCGCTGGGTATACCTCCACTATTTCAAGGAGGGGCAGCCCACGCTGAACTGGCTTGACCCCTCCTTCGGCGCAGAGCGCCTGGTCATTGGCGATATGCTCAACTCCATGACAGTCCTCGGGGAGAAAATGCTGCGGCTTGACGCCAACGGCTTCCTGGGCATAGAGAAGGCTCCCGGCGAAGGGCGTTCCTGGTCTGAGGGCCATCCCCTTTCGGTAACCTCCAACGAGATTATCTCGATGATGGCAAGAAAGCTCGGCGGCTTCACCTTCCAGGAGCTCAACCTTACCCTCGAGGACATAAAGACCATGGCGGCAATGGGTGCCGACCTTTCCTATGATTTCGTGACGCGCCCCGCCTACCATCACGCCCTTGTGACAGGCAACACGCAATTCCTGAGGCTCATGTTCTCCCTCATGAAAAAGTATGGAATTGACCCGGCAGGCCTCATCCATGCCCTGCAGAACCACGACGAGCTCACCCTTGAGCTCGTGCATTTCTGGAGTGCTCACGGCGACGAGATATTCCGTTACGGTGACCGCGAGATAAAGGGAAAGGCCCTCCGCGAGGAAATCCGCCGCCAGATGTTCGACAGACTCATAGGCCCCGCCGCCCCTTACAACCTGAAAGCCTCAAACGGCATTTCCTGCACGACAGCCAGCCTCTGCGCGGCAGTTCTGGGCGTCAGGGATCTTCAGAAAATGACTGCCGCAGAGAAGGAAAAAATAAAGAAGCTCCACCTGCTCCTGGTCATTTACAACGCCTTTCAGCCCGGTGTTCTGGCCCTCTCGGGGTGGGACCTCGTGGGAGCCCTTACCCTTCCTTCCAGCCAGGTGAAGGAACTGCTTGCTGACGGCGACACGCGGTGGGTCAACAGGGGCGCCTACGACCTTATGGGGAAGGCTCCGTCGGTGGCAAAGTCCGCCGTGGGGCTTCCCAGGGCGGTGAGCCTCTATGGCTCCCTGCCCCTTCAGATGAAAGACCCTTCATCGTTCGCCCGGAGCCTCCAGAAGATGCTCAGGCTCCGTGAGAAGATCCGCATCGCCGAAGCGACGCTGCTCGAGGTGCCTGCCGTGAAGAGCAAAAGTCTCCTGGTCCTCATCCACGCCCTCCCTGACGGGGGCGGCACCGAGGTGACAGCCATCAACTTCGGCCAGGCGCCTGTCGAGGAGCCTGTCACTCTTTCCGGAGCACAGGGTCTTGACGTAACAGAGCTCCTGGAAGGCAGGAGCGAAGGGAAAATCAGCAGCACAGGGAGCTTTCTCTTGAAACTGGGGGGCTACGAGGGGAAGATCCTTCTCGCGGCAGCAAGAGGTAGATGA